A stretch of the Deinococcus aestuarii genome encodes the following:
- a CDS encoding glycoside hydrolase family 125 protein produces the protein MTHPSLQTPLDEVRHAFAARQDVARVFARCLPNTLETTVRPRGDGTTFVVTGDIPAMWLRDSAAQVWPYLEWCAGDAEVRALLGGVILRQARHLLADPYANAFNAEPDGAGHAGDEPTRHPLVWERKFELDSLCYPLRLAHRYWRVTGDAGPLTGEFEAAAHAALDVMRTEQHHAERSRYTFFRPGDVAPTDNLPNGGEGNPVGYTGMVWSAFRPSDDACERNYHVPGNMMAVVELRHLAEIAREVWGDETFAGEALALAGEIERGIETHAVVEHPTFGRVYAYETDGLGNHVLMDDANVPSLLSVPYLGYRPAEDETYRHTRAFVLSPDNPYFYRGTFAEGIGSPHTPAPHVWPIALAMRGLTATDAGERDAMLDTLVGTTAGTDLMHESFHPDDPAVFTREWFGWANSLFSELVLRRLEDGRPASAPTREP, from the coding sequence GTGACCCACCCCAGCCTGCAAACCCCCCTCGACGAGGTGCGGCACGCCTTCGCCGCACGACAGGACGTGGCGCGCGTCTTCGCCCGCTGCCTGCCGAACACCCTGGAGACCACCGTGCGGCCGCGCGGGGACGGCACGACCTTCGTGGTCACGGGCGACATCCCCGCGATGTGGCTGCGCGACTCGGCGGCGCAGGTGTGGCCGTATCTGGAATGGTGCGCGGGGGACGCGGAGGTGCGCGCCCTGCTGGGCGGCGTGATCCTCCGGCAGGCGCGGCACCTCCTCGCCGACCCCTACGCCAACGCCTTCAACGCCGAGCCGGACGGCGCGGGCCACGCGGGAGACGAACCCACCCGCCATCCCCTCGTGTGGGAGCGCAAGTTCGAGCTGGACTCGCTGTGCTATCCCCTGCGTCTCGCGCACCGTTACTGGCGGGTGACGGGCGACGCGGGGCCCCTCACGGGGGAGTTTGAGGCCGCCGCCCACGCCGCCCTGGACGTGATGCGCACCGAGCAGCACCACGCCGAACGCAGCCGCTACACCTTCTTCCGCCCGGGCGACGTGGCCCCCACCGACAACCTGCCGAATGGGGGGGAGGGAAATCCAGTGGGCTACACCGGCATGGTCTGGTCCGCCTTCCGTCCCAGCGACGACGCCTGCGAGCGCAATTACCACGTCCCCGGCAACATGATGGCGGTCGTGGAGTTGCGTCACCTCGCCGAGATCGCGCGGGAGGTGTGGGGGGACGAGACCTTCGCGGGCGAGGCGCTGGCCCTGGCGGGCGAGATCGAGCGCGGCATCGAGACCCACGCGGTCGTCGAGCACCCCACCTTCGGGCGGGTGTATGCCTACGAGACCGACGGGCTGGGGAATCACGTCCTGATGGACGACGCCAACGTGCCGAGCCTGCTCTCGGTCCCCTACCTGGGCTACCGCCCGGCGGAGGACGAGACGTACCGCCACACCCGCGCCTTCGTGTTGAGCCCGGACAACCCGTATTTCTACCGGGGAACGTTCGCGGAAGGGATCGGCAGCCCGCACACGCCCGCGCCGCACGTCTGGCCCATCGCGCTTGCCATGCGGGGGCTGACCGCCACCGACGCGGGCGAGCGGGACGCCATGCTGGACACCCTCGTCGGGACAACGGCGGGCACGGACCTGATGCACGAGAGCTTCCACCCGGACGACCCGGCGGTCTTCACCCGCGAGTGGTTCGGCTGGGCCAACAGCCTCTTCAGCGAGCTGGTGCTGCGCCGCCTGGAGGACGGACGGCCCGCCTCAGCGCCCACCCGCGAGCCTTGA
- a CDS encoding glycoside hydrolase family 3 N-terminal domain-containing protein gives MTAPTASDPRKLLTVSLPMHPLGPAERRFFERHPVGGVCLFRGSLTRLEDVARLVTDLRGVLGPDLLVSIDQEGGSVVRLPGLPVSPGGRVLGEGDDPGRTGRISHGMARGLRALGINVNFAPLLDVNTNPLNPVIGERAFGTAPEVVTRHGLAFLRGHHAAGVMAVAKHYPGHGDADVDSHLALPTLDRTQASLDAVELAPFRAAIQDGLQTIMTAHLLLPRIAPEPATVSTRILGDLRSRLGFGGLVYTDALHMGALLDLYPQAESARLSIEAGADHALIFTPDLAGQEPVVRDFAAAPPGDEAVARSLRRWRAALARFPFPEPDPRALEGLLGDESVWRDIEDAARAAVRVRGEVPLPLAREQRLLALVPEFSDGGAASDRVPLAPELTALLREHFPACEVVPYGAAGLDVGGDASDFSAAVLFTARRVALGAEVELARGLAAHPRALHVNLWNPELSGGVPLPALNTFGFQPASLRAAVSRLAGGR, from the coding sequence ATGACAGCCCCCACCGCGTCCGACCCCCGCAAGCTGCTCACGGTCAGCCTGCCCATGCACCCCCTCGGCCCGGCGGAGCGGCGGTTTTTCGAGCGGCACCCGGTCGGCGGCGTGTGCCTCTTTCGCGGGAGCCTCACGCGGCTGGAGGACGTGGCGCGGCTGGTGACCGACCTGCGCGGGGTACTGGGCCCGGACCTGCTCGTGAGCATCGACCAGGAGGGCGGGTCGGTCGTGCGGCTGCCGGGGCTGCCCGTCTCGCCGGGCGGGCGCGTGCTGGGCGAGGGGGACGACCCGGGGCGGACGGGGCGCATCTCGCACGGCATGGCCCGGGGGCTGCGGGCCCTGGGCATCAACGTCAACTTCGCGCCGCTGCTCGACGTGAACACCAATCCGCTCAACCCGGTGATCGGGGAGCGGGCGTTCGGGACGGCGCCGGAGGTCGTGACCCGCCACGGCCTCGCGTTCCTGCGCGGGCACCACGCGGCGGGGGTGATGGCGGTCGCCAAGCACTACCCCGGCCACGGCGACGCCGACGTGGACTCGCATCTCGCCCTGCCGACGCTGGACCGCACTCAGGCCAGCCTCGACGCGGTGGAACTCGCGCCGTTCCGGGCGGCCATTCAAGACGGGCTTCAGACCATCATGACGGCCCACCTGCTGCTGCCGCGCATTGCGCCCGAGCCCGCCACGGTCAGCACGCGCATCCTGGGCGACCTGCGTTCCCGGCTGGGCTTTGGCGGGCTGGTGTACACCGACGCCCTGCACATGGGCGCCCTGCTGGACCTCTACCCTCAGGCCGAGTCGGCCCGTTTGAGCATCGAGGCCGGGGCCGACCACGCGCTGATTTTTACTCCCGACCTCGCGGGGCAGGAGCCCGTGGTGCGCGACTTCGCCGCCGCGCCGCCGGGGGACGAGGCAGTGGCCCGCAGCCTGCGGCGCTGGCGCGCGGCCCTCGCCCGCTTCCCCTTTCCCGAGCCCGACCCCCGCGCGCTGGAGGGCTTGCTGGGAGACGAAAGCGTGTGGCGCGACATCGAGGACGCCGCGCGTGCCGCCGTGCGGGTGCGGGGTGAGGTCCCGCTCCCCCTCGCGCGGGAGCAGCGCCTCCTCGCCCTCGTGCCCGAGTTCTCCGACGGCGGGGCCGCGAGCGACCGGGTGCCGCTCGCGCCGGAGTTGACTGCGCTGCTCCGTGAGCATTTCCCGGCGTGTGAGGTCGTGCCCTACGGTGCGGCGGGGCTGGACGTGGGCGGAGACGCCTCAGACTTCAGCGCCGCCGTCCTCTTCACCGCCCGCCGGGTCGCGCTGGGCGCCGAGGTGGAGTTGGCCCGCGGGCTCGCCGCTCACCCGCGCGCCCTGCACGTCAACCTCTGGAACCCGGAGCTGAGCGGCGGGGTGCCGCTGCCCGCCCTGAACACCTTCGGCTTCCAACCCGCGAGCCTGCGGGCCGCCGTGTCAAGGCTCGCGGGTGGGCGCTGA
- a CDS encoding Rrf2 family transcriptional regulator, which produces MNFDSRLSGVLHLLLHLMESRQAIPSGRLATALNSNPVVVRRTMAGLRDAGLVTSEKGHGGGWRLACDPARTTLLDVYRALGSPTLFAVGNRSQSPTCLIEQAVNAALDDTLREAGTLITARLQTLTLAALASDFQSRRQLSLCAPQENTHAV; this is translated from the coding sequence ATGAATTTCGACAGCCGACTCTCCGGCGTGCTCCATCTGCTGCTGCATCTGATGGAGTCCCGGCAGGCCATTCCCTCCGGGCGCCTCGCCACCGCCCTGAACAGCAACCCCGTGGTGGTCCGCCGCACGATGGCCGGGTTGCGGGACGCGGGCCTCGTCACCTCCGAAAAGGGGCACGGCGGCGGCTGGCGCCTGGCCTGCGACCCGGCCCGGACGACCCTGCTGGACGTGTACCGGGCCCTGGGCTCGCCCACCCTGTTCGCCGTCGGCAACCGCTCGCAGAGCCCGACCTGCCTGATCGAGCAGGCCGTCAACGCGGCCCTGGACGACACCTTGCGGGAGGCCGGGACCCTGATCACCGCGCGGCTCCAGACCCTGACGCTGGCGGCCCTGGCGAGCGACTTCCAGTCCCGCCGTCAATTGTCCCTCTGTGCTCCCCAGGAGAACACCCATGCTGTATGA
- a CDS encoding NAD(P)/FAD-dependent oxidoreductase — MLYDALVIGGSYAGLSGAMQVARSGRPVCVLDGGRPRNRFAAHSHGFFGQDGQAPLQMIARARADLAAYPNVTLLDTLATRARRDGDAFSVTLASGGTLRARKLLLAYGVVDLLPDLPGVAERWGQTVLHCPYCHGYEVRGRRLGVLGVLPQSTHQALLISDWGPVNFFLNGGPPPDAVTLAKFAQRGITVEPAPILGLEGEAPALEGVRLTDGRLVPVGALFLASRVRPASDLAEQLGCAPVDGPQGPLIQTDAGKQTSVPGVYAAGDLTPGIGNASMAAADGVFAGASLHQSLIFGPLSAPERVASD, encoded by the coding sequence ATGCTGTATGACGCTCTGGTGATCGGTGGCAGCTACGCCGGGCTGTCCGGCGCGATGCAAGTCGCCCGCAGTGGCCGCCCCGTCTGCGTCCTCGACGGCGGGAGGCCCCGCAACCGCTTCGCCGCCCACTCGCACGGCTTTTTCGGTCAGGACGGGCAGGCCCCCCTCCAGATGATCGCCCGTGCCCGCGCCGACCTCGCGGCCTACCCCAACGTGACCCTGCTGGACACCCTGGCGACCCGTGCCCGCCGTGACGGGGACGCTTTTTCCGTCACCCTCGCCTCCGGGGGGACCCTCCGCGCCCGGAAACTGCTGCTGGCCTACGGGGTCGTGGACCTGTTGCCCGACCTGCCGGGCGTGGCCGAGCGCTGGGGACAGACCGTGCTGCACTGCCCGTACTGCCACGGCTACGAGGTCCGGGGCCGAAGGCTGGGCGTGCTGGGCGTGCTGCCGCAGTCCACCCACCAGGCGCTGCTGATCTCGGACTGGGGCCCCGTCAACTTCTTCCTGAACGGCGGGCCCCCGCCGGATGCCGTGACGCTGGCGAAGTTCGCCCAACGCGGGATCACGGTCGAGCCCGCGCCGATCCTGGGGCTGGAGGGTGAGGCCCCGGCGCTGGAGGGCGTGCGGCTCACGGACGGTCGCCTCGTCCCCGTGGGCGCCCTGTTTCTGGCGTCACGCGTCCGTCCGGCCAGTGACCTCGCCGAGCAACTGGGCTGCGCCCCCGTGGACGGCCCGCAGGGACCGCTGATCCAGACGGACGCGGGCAAGCAGACCAGCGTGCCGGGCGTGTACGCGGCGGGCGACCTCACGCCGGGCATCGGCAACGCCTCGATGGCCGCCGCCGACGGGGTGTTCGCCGGAGCCTCGCTGCACCAGTCCCTGATCTTCGGGCCGCTCTCGGCGCCGGAGCGGGTGGCCTCGGACTGA
- a CDS encoding class I SAM-dependent methyltransferase, which yields MNEQTGDPSLPSTAQAYWEQRYQDHPRPWTGRPNAILARWVEALTPGTALDLGCSEGNSAVWLAGRGWQVTGVDISATALERAARHAADAGVGARTHFEQHDLEVSFPAGQFGLVYALYLQSPVAFPRDAVLRRAADAVAPGGLLLVIEHASAPSWVREPKVQYPTAREALDSIGLDLAGWDLLFLGTPERAVTETTSPDGQPGTIRDNIIALRRLGP from the coding sequence ATGAACGAGCAAACAGGCGACCCCTCCCTCCCGTCCACCGCCCAGGCGTACTGGGAGCAGCGGTACCAGGACCACCCCCGGCCCTGGACCGGACGACCCAACGCCATCCTGGCGCGGTGGGTGGAAGCGCTGACGCCGGGCACCGCCCTCGACCTGGGGTGCAGCGAAGGCAACAGCGCCGTGTGGCTGGCCGGGCGGGGCTGGCAGGTGACCGGCGTGGACATCTCGGCCACGGCCCTGGAACGCGCCGCCCGGCACGCCGCCGACGCGGGGGTGGGCGCCCGCACCCACTTCGAGCAGCACGATCTGGAAGTGAGCTTCCCGGCGGGGCAGTTCGGTCTGGTCTACGCGCTCTACCTGCAATCGCCCGTCGCGTTTCCCCGGGACGCGGTGCTGCGGCGGGCCGCCGACGCCGTGGCCCCCGGTGGGCTGCTGCTGGTGATCGAGCACGCCTCGGCGCCCTCCTGGGTGAGAGAGCCGAAGGTCCAGTACCCGACCGCGCGGGAGGCACTCGACTCCATCGGCCTGGACCTCGCCGGGTGGGACCTTCTCTTTCTGGGGACCCCGGAACGTGCCGTGACCGAAACGACCAGCCCGGACGGTCAGCCGGGCACGATCAGGGACAACATCATCGCGCTTCGGCGGTTGGGGCCCTGA
- a CDS encoding glycoside hydrolase, protein MASIKLAYIGGGSTRAPGTVASFIRQSEKFAGSEIVLLDLDAGRLDLVRRLAERMIEACGADLRVTATTDREAALQGCDGVLSSFRPGGFEARALDERIPLSHGAIGQETQGAGGFFMALRALHVTRGLVSDMARLCPGATLFNYTNPVNIVAQAVADHSDVPVISLCEGPIVFPLELAEMAGLDPARVRATMVGLNHACWSVEAKYDGEPLLPLLERALEEGVPDPWDRRLLHLAVTMDSLPASYMKYYFYEADMLAELRARSTTRAQDILAEVPDYWAHYREQVQAPEPTLDPARSRGGIFELEVAVDVMDAMFNDRGEVWPCNVVNGGAIADFPDGQVVEVPCLVDRRGARPLTGFRVPPPVRGLLDALGEYQQLAADAGWHGSRQDALRALVNNPLVRTLPLAERLYDDLARAHRPYLPERLW, encoded by the coding sequence ATGGCGAGCATCAAGCTGGCATACATCGGCGGGGGCAGCACCCGCGCGCCGGGCACGGTAGCGTCGTTCATCCGGCAATCGGAGAAGTTCGCGGGGTCGGAGATCGTCCTCTTGGACCTCGACGCGGGGCGGCTGGACCTCGTGCGGCGGCTCGCGGAGCGGATGATCGAGGCGTGCGGCGCCGACCTGCGGGTGACGGCGACCACCGACCGCGAGGCCGCGCTTCAGGGCTGCGACGGGGTGCTGTCGAGCTTCCGGCCCGGCGGCTTCGAGGCGCGGGCGCTCGACGAACGGATTCCCCTGTCGCACGGCGCCATCGGGCAGGAGACGCAGGGGGCGGGGGGCTTTTTCATGGCGCTGCGGGCGCTGCACGTCACGCGCGGGCTGGTCTCGGACATGGCGCGGCTGTGCCCGGGGGCGACCCTCTTCAACTACACCAACCCCGTCAACATCGTCGCGCAGGCGGTGGCCGACCACTCGGACGTGCCCGTGATCTCGCTGTGCGAGGGGCCCATCGTGTTCCCGCTCGAACTCGCGGAGATGGCGGGCCTCGACCCGGCGCGGGTGCGGGCCACGATGGTCGGCCTCAACCACGCCTGCTGGAGCGTGGAGGCCAAGTATGACGGAGAACCGCTGCTGCCGCTCCTCGAACGCGCGCTGGAGGAGGGTGTGCCCGACCCCTGGGACCGCCGCCTCCTGCACCTCGCCGTCACGATGGATTCCCTGCCCGCCTCGTACATGAAGTATTACTTCTACGAGGCGGACATGCTCGCCGAGCTGCGCGCCAGGTCCACCACGCGCGCCCAGGACATCCTCGCGGAGGTGCCCGACTACTGGGCGCACTACCGCGAGCAGGTGCAGGCCCCGGAGCCCACCCTCGACCCGGCCCGCTCGCGCGGCGGCATCTTCGAGCTGGAGGTCGCGGTGGACGTGATGGACGCGATGTTCAACGACCGGGGCGAGGTGTGGCCGTGCAACGTGGTGAACGGCGGGGCCATCGCCGACTTCCCGGACGGGCAGGTGGTGGAGGTGCCGTGCCTGGTGGACCGCCGGGGGGCGCGCCCGCTGACCGGCTTCCGGGTGCCGCCCCCCGTGCGCGGGCTGCTGGACGCCCTCGGCGAGTACCAGCAACTCGCGGCGGACGCGGGGTGGCACGGGTCGCGTCAGGACGCCCTGCGCGCCCTCGTCAACAATCCGCTCGTCCGCACGCTGCCCCTCGCCGAGCGGCTGTACGACGACCTCGCGCGGGCACACCGCCCGTACCTGCCGGAGCGGCTGTGGTGA
- a CDS encoding glucosamine-6-phosphate deaminase: MVKVEVLENADALARRAADLIGDAVRANPALSVLVATGNTPMATYAELARRGLDAARLTAVQLDEYLGVGEDDPRSLWGWMRRAFVEPLGVRKVVRLGGGIFDPDTACRRYGAEVSALGGIDLAVLGLGPNGHLGFNEPPCGRGAPTRVVTLTPESLASNAGYWEGRAVPRRALTAGMDVILSARQLLLLVSGEHKRDILARTLKEPPTPGVPASWLQGTRATVLADRAAWTGTAPA, from the coding sequence GTGGTGAAGGTGGAGGTGCTGGAGAATGCAGACGCCCTCGCCCGCCGTGCCGCCGACCTCATCGGGGACGCGGTGCGGGCCAATCCGGCGCTCTCGGTCCTCGTCGCCACCGGCAACACCCCGATGGCGACGTACGCGGAGCTGGCCCGGCGGGGGCTGGACGCTGCACGCCTGACCGCCGTGCAGCTCGACGAGTACCTCGGCGTAGGCGAGGACGACCCGCGCTCGCTGTGGGGATGGATGCGCCGCGCCTTCGTGGAGCCGCTGGGGGTGCGGAAGGTCGTCCGGCTGGGAGGCGGAATCTTCGACCCCGACACGGCCTGCCGCCGCTACGGGGCGGAAGTCTCGGCCCTCGGCGGGATCGACCTCGCGGTCCTGGGGCTCGGGCCGAACGGGCACCTGGGCTTCAACGAGCCGCCGTGCGGGCGGGGCGCGCCGACGCGGGTGGTGACGCTGACGCCCGAGAGCCTGGCGAGCAACGCCGGGTACTGGGAGGGGCGGGCGGTGCCCCGGCGGGCCCTGACGGCGGGGATGGACGTGATCCTGTCCGCGCGCCAGCTTCTGCTCCTCGTGAGCGGCGAGCACAAACGGGACATCCTCGCCCGCACCTTGAAGGAGCCGCCCACGCCCGGGGTGCCCGCCTCGTGGCTCCAGGGGACGCGGGCGACGGTCCTGGCCGACCGCGCCGCGTGGACCGGGACGGCCCCCGCGTGA
- a CDS encoding N-acetylglucosamine kinase: MSAPGLVLGIDAGNTKTVALVADAAGRVLGWGRGGRGNIYVSKRDALAAIDRAVLGALAMAGARASDLRAAVLSATGADWPEDFALLEAELTSRGWGESREVVNDAVGALHAASPSGTGVIVACGTSAGIAAAAPDGQTWHTSYWQEPEGAEELGEATLRAVYRAELGLDPPTALTGRVLALYRMGSVEALLHAFTRRGRRPPGRVGRLARVLLDAADGGDGTAARLVREHGEALGDYALVAARRVGLGGADFDLYAAGGVMRHPSPLLRGALLARVQQCEPGVTLRSGGFEPVAGAALLALRAAHGGADDLGGWRAALEETLPPETLFRT; the protein is encoded by the coding sequence GTGAGCGCCCCCGGGCTCGTCCTGGGCATCGACGCGGGCAACACCAAGACGGTCGCGCTCGTGGCGGACGCCGCCGGGCGCGTCCTGGGGTGGGGGCGCGGGGGGCGGGGCAACATCTACGTCTCCAAACGGGACGCCCTCGCGGCCATCGACCGGGCGGTGCTGGGGGCGCTGGCGATGGCGGGGGCGCGGGCTTCCGATCTGCGCGCCGCCGTCCTGAGCGCGACGGGGGCCGACTGGCCCGAGGACTTCGCGTTGCTGGAGGCCGAACTCACCTCACGCGGCTGGGGCGAGTCCCGCGAGGTGGTCAACGACGCCGTGGGCGCCCTGCACGCCGCCTCGCCGAGCGGCACGGGCGTGATCGTCGCCTGCGGCACGAGCGCGGGCATCGCTGCCGCCGCCCCGGACGGACAGACCTGGCACACGAGCTACTGGCAGGAACCGGAGGGCGCCGAGGAACTCGGGGAAGCGACCCTGCGCGCGGTGTACCGGGCGGAACTGGGCCTCGACCCTCCCACCGCGCTGACGGGGCGGGTGCTGGCCCTCTACCGCATGGGGAGCGTGGAGGCGCTGCTGCACGCCTTCACCCGCAGAGGCCGCCGCCCGCCGGGCCGGGTGGGTCGCCTCGCGCGGGTGCTGCTGGACGCGGCGGACGGGGGAGACGGGACGGCGGCCCGGCTCGTGCGCGAGCACGGCGAGGCCCTGGGCGACTACGCCCTCGTGGCGGCGCGGCGGGTGGGCCTGGGCGGCGCAGACTTCGACCTGTACGCGGCGGGGGGCGTGATGCGCCACCCCTCGCCCCTGCTGCGAGGCGCCCTGCTCGCGCGGGTGCAGCAATGTGAGCCGGGCGTGACCCTGCGCTCTGGAGGCTTCGAGCCGGTCGCGGGCGCCGCCCTGCTCGCCCTGCGCGCGGCCCACGGGGGAGCAGATGACCTCGGTGGGTGGCGCGCCGCCCTGGAGGAGACGTTGCCCCCGGAGACGCTGTTTCGCACCTGA
- a CDS encoding MOSC domain-containing protein — MPLPLALSGLYTYPIKSARGVALDHSRVDLFGLDLDRRWMVVDASGRQVTQRDFPRLGLVGVELTPGGLRVTAPGLPPLDVPREPGGPPRLVHIFHQAVQALAVGGEAAEWWSAYLGTRAALVFFPEEAERRMNPRFGTARIGFADGNPLHLVHEASVTDLNARLRDPVTPERFRPNLVVRGGAPYEEDGWRRIRVGSLEFDVVEPCARCSVLNVSDGRMGAEPLRTLAGYRRRGRLVEFGQNLVHTARGEVALGDPLTVLRRQEGN; from the coding sequence ATGCCCCTCCCGCTCGCCTTGTCCGGCCTCTACACCTACCCCATCAAGTCGGCGCGCGGCGTGGCGCTGGATCACTCGCGGGTCGATTTGTTCGGGCTCGACCTCGACCGTCGCTGGATGGTCGTGGACGCCTCGGGCCGCCAGGTGACCCAGCGCGACTTCCCGCGCCTGGGCCTCGTCGGGGTGGAGCTGACGCCGGGGGGGCTGCGCGTGACGGCGCCGGGCCTGCCGCCCCTGGACGTGCCGCGCGAGCCGGGCGGGCCGCCACGTCTGGTCCACATCTTCCACCAGGCCGTGCAGGCTCTCGCCGTGGGCGGGGAGGCGGCGGAGTGGTGGAGCGCGTACCTGGGCACGCGGGCGGCCCTGGTCTTCTTCCCGGAGGAGGCCGAGCGGCGCATGAACCCGCGCTTCGGCACGGCGCGCATCGGGTTCGCGGACGGCAACCCCCTCCACCTCGTCCACGAGGCGTCGGTCACGGATCTCAACGCCCGATTGCGCGACCCGGTGACGCCCGAGCGCTTCCGGCCCAACCTCGTCGTGCGCGGCGGTGCCCCCTACGAGGAGGACGGCTGGCGGCGCATCCGAGTCGGGAGCCTGGAATTCGATGTGGTCGAGCCGTGTGCCCGGTGCAGCGTGCTCAACGTCTCGGACGGCCGCATGGGCGCGGAGCCGCTGCGGACCCTGGCGGGCTACCGGCGGCGCGGAAGGCTGGTGGAGTTCGGGCAAAACCTCGTCCACACCGCGCGGGGAGAGGTGGCGCTGGGTGACCCGCTGACCGTGCTGCGGCGGCAAGAGGGGAATTGA
- a CDS encoding organic hydroperoxide resistance protein: MSKTLFTTQATAHGGRAGYIETPDHHLGVKLSVPQEIGGDGGVGTNPEQLLAAGYAACFQSAIGAIARREKISFGSSRVTGVVGLMRDDLGYVLDVELRVVLPDLTRERAQYMIDEAHKLCPFSRALQGNVDVRLVLEDEGLVEEGQEQLQQQA; encoded by the coding sequence ATGAGCAAAACGCTGTTCACGACCCAGGCGACCGCGCACGGGGGCCGCGCCGGATATATCGAGACGCCCGACCACCACCTCGGCGTCAAGCTGAGTGTGCCGCAGGAGATTGGCGGTGACGGCGGGGTGGGCACCAACCCCGAGCAGCTCCTCGCCGCCGGGTACGCCGCGTGCTTCCAGAGCGCCATCGGGGCCATCGCCCGGCGCGAGAAGATTTCCTTCGGCTCCTCGCGCGTGACGGGCGTGGTGGGCCTGATGCGCGACGACCTCGGCTACGTCCTCGACGTGGAGCTGCGGGTCGTGCTGCCCGACCTCACCCGCGAGCGGGCACAGTACATGATCGACGAGGCCCACAAGCTCTGCCCCTTCAGCCGCGCCCTCCAGGGCAACGTGGACGTGCGCCTCGTGCTGGAGGACGAGGGACTGGTGGAGGAGGGACAGGAGCAGCTTCAACAGCAGGCGTAG
- a CDS encoding Nif3-like dinuclear metal center hexameric protein: MSARLDDLARWLHVHLDEPRPLFRAGSPEVASLGLALEPADLPGRVETDALFLHRALRLGDALPGLGVVNAHDGFDLQLTTGPNLRLAERLGWREVRPLFWQERPVGLTATPPEPEWRAFHRALTEELRGEDRSWGPADTSFVRVALMNAMNPGLLGLTHSLGVNVYLTGQLRPSAQEAARALGLGVVALGHRRTELWGLRQLARELEEGFPGLRTEVYSG; the protein is encoded by the coding sequence GTGAGCGCCCGCCTCGACGATCTGGCCCGCTGGCTGCACGTTCATCTCGACGAGCCGCGTCCTCTCTTCCGGGCCGGGTCTCCGGAGGTCGCCTCCCTCGGGCTCGCCCTCGAACCCGCTGACCTGCCGGGGAGAGTGGAAACCGACGCCCTTTTTCTCCACCGGGCGCTGCGGCTGGGAGACGCCCTGCCCGGCCTCGGTGTGGTGAACGCGCACGACGGCTTCGACCTGCAACTGACGACCGGGCCCAACCTGCGCCTCGCGGAGCGGCTGGGGTGGCGGGAGGTGCGGCCCCTCTTCTGGCAGGAGCGCCCGGTGGGGTTGACGGCCACGCCGCCCGAGCCCGAGTGGCGGGCCTTCCACCGCGCGCTGACGGAGGAGCTGCGGGGAGAAGACCGCTCGTGGGGACCGGCGGACACATCCTTCGTGCGGGTGGCGCTGATGAACGCGATGAACCCGGGGCTCCTCGGGCTGACGCATTCGCTGGGGGTGAACGTCTACCTGACGGGCCAACTGCGGCCCTCGGCGCAGGAGGCGGCCCGCGCGCTGGGCCTGGGTGTGGTCGCGCTCGGGCACCGCCGCACCGAGCTGTGGGGGCTGCGGCAACTGGCGCGCGAGCTGGAGGAGGGCTTCCCGGGGCTGCGGACCGAGGTCTACTCCGGCTGA